A stretch of Natronococcus sp. CG52 DNA encodes these proteins:
- a CDS encoding methylenetetrahydrofolate reductase, translating into MTPDTEPAPGVRALLGEPRFELLPLEGFEEQLRRLPDGATVAITTSPSLGLEATIDRAETAAARGYAVVPHVAARYVRDEAHLEGIAARLTDTGVTDIFVPGGDRDEPIGAFDSSHALLSALADLEYGFEEVGITGYPEGHPVIDDETLADSLARKAPYATYVVTQLCYDHETVLEWIADLRARGIELPVEIGIPGVLDSRRLLDVSRRIGVGESISFLRKTEGIVGLLRRLVGARGTYAPDELIDGLAPAATDPAYGVRGVHIYTFNQVAALESWRRDRLARDR; encoded by the coding sequence ATGACACCAGACACGGAACCGGCGCCGGGAGTGCGCGCGTTGCTCGGCGAGCCCCGATTCGAACTGCTCCCCCTCGAGGGGTTCGAGGAGCAACTGCGACGGCTGCCCGACGGCGCGACGGTCGCGATCACCACGTCGCCGTCGCTGGGACTCGAGGCGACGATCGACCGCGCCGAGACCGCGGCCGCGCGCGGCTACGCGGTCGTTCCTCACGTCGCGGCCCGCTACGTCCGCGACGAGGCCCACCTCGAGGGGATCGCCGCTCGCCTCACCGACACCGGAGTTACCGATATTTTCGTGCCGGGCGGCGACCGCGACGAGCCGATCGGCGCGTTCGACTCGTCGCACGCGCTGCTCTCGGCGCTCGCGGACCTCGAGTACGGGTTCGAGGAGGTGGGTATCACCGGCTATCCCGAGGGCCACCCCGTCATCGACGACGAGACCCTCGCCGACTCGCTGGCGCGAAAGGCGCCGTACGCGACCTACGTCGTAACGCAGCTCTGTTACGACCACGAGACCGTCCTCGAGTGGATCGCCGACCTTCGAGCGCGCGGGATCGAGCTTCCCGTCGAGATCGGGATTCCAGGCGTATTGGACTCGCGTCGCCTGCTGGACGTCTCCCGGCGAATCGGCGTCGGCGAGTCGATCAGCTTCCTCCGGAAAACCGAGGGGATCGTGGGGCTCCTCCGCCGCCTCGTCGGTGCGCGCGGAACCTACGCCCCCGACGAACTGATCGACGGCCTCGCGCCGGCCGCGACCGATCCCGCGTACGGCGTTCGCGGCGTCCACATCTACACGTTCAACCAGGTCGCAGCCCTCGAGTCGTGGCGACGCGACAGGCTAGCCCGAGACCGATGA